In Schizosaccharomyces osmophilus chromosome 1, complete sequence, the genomic window TTATGTCCGTTATTCTCATCCAATTCGCTGAAAAGGCCGTTGCCGCTAAACCTTCTCAAGCTAAGATCGTTCAAGACTTCTGTTTGGCATTAGCTCAAAGCATTTCACCTGTTGATCGCATTCGTACTATCAACCAATGCTCTCAAACCTGTCTTGAGTCTCTCAAAGCACAAACCGCTACTCAAAGTAACGGAAAACCCGTAACTAGTGTAAAATTAGAGCAACTGCCCATGGAACTTGATGTCAATACTATTGGAACATTGCGTCTTAAATTACTTGAGCTTACGACGATCGTTTGCAAGGCAAGAAATTTCGAGTCCGATCTTGCTCGAATTATCGAATCAGATGTTGAGCAGTTTAAACTTATCGAGTCAGACTTGTTCAAGTCATTAGAGATTTTGCTTGAACTGGGTGACATTGTGAAGTCTGACCAGGAAGTTGATTACGTTTATACAGCTCTTCGCAATCTTGTTGCTCTTCTTCCTGAAAAGTCATTCTGTGCAGCTCTTGCCAAGTTGCTTCATGACAAGCGTACTTTGCTTCGCCGTAAAGCTTTGGGTGTTTTGCAGCAGCGTGTGCAACGGGGTGCTAAGGTTTCTTCATTAACCGCTTTGGTACCTGATGTTACATATAACATATCCAATggtaaagatgaagaaactGTGCAACTAGCAATGGACTGTCTTTCTGACATGGCCAAACGTTTTAAGAAAAACCCAGAATTATTCGAATCTGCCATTGAGGTTGTATCTGGTCCTTATGGTTTGAAgagcaaagcaaaagacGTTCAAGTTTCCTCAATCGTTTGTATAACCgtattatcaaatacgTTAGGTGCTAGAATATTGCCCTATTTGGCCGATATTATGGAGAGTGTTCTTTCACTGTTATTCGGCGCCAAAAACGATTCCGAAGGAGATCTTCTAGAACTGGCCTGTTTCTCAATGATGATTGACTTATTCAAGGTTATTCCAGAGTTCAGTGCTAGCTATGCCGAACCTACAATCAAAGCTGCATTGGCTTCCGATCGCGCGTTCGGGCAAGATTCAATTGGTGAATTGCTATTTGATACTATTGCTAATTATGTTCCCACTCGTCATTTAATTAAATCCATCCTCTCTGCTTGGACTGAATGTACTAAACTAGGATCTACTGCAGCTCTTCGTCTCCTTGAATTAATTGAAATGACGTTGCAAAATTCCACAAGAGCAGCGGTCGGCACTGTTTACAAGTCTATCTTTAGATTTTTCCTTGATTCTTTCGATAGCCGACGCTCTTTGTTCTTCGCAGAGGACGTGGATAACGTGGAAACAAAAGCCGTAAATGTTTTCCTCAAGTTCGTTATGAAATTGAGCGATACAACTTTTAGGCCTTTGTTTCTACGCTTACAATCTTGGGCAATGGAAGATTTGCGTGAAAGTGACCCGTCAGGCATTGTTTCACGCcaaacatttttttataattttttgacaaCGTTTTTGGATACTTTAAAATCAATTGTAACCAATTATTACGCTTACGTTTTAGATAGCACAGTTGACATCTTGTCATCTAAGGACACGAACAGTGAACTTCGTCACTTGGTCATTAGCAGTATGGCCGTCGCATTCGAAAATGACACAGAGGAATTTTGGACGGTACCTGCTCGTTTCAATTTGCTTGTACCTGTTCTAATAGAACAAGTTCATTATGCTCCTTTGCTGGACAACAAAATATTGATTAAAGCTATTGCTGAGCTTGCGAACGTCGCATCTTCTAGCGAGAACTTTAAAGCCATTAATACTCCACTTTTGCAACACCTTCGGTCTGAAAATACGGATGTTCGCGTTTTGGCCATTCAAATCGAGACTCAATTGTATGGACGATTGACCGAACAATGGGTTTCTACGCTTCCACAATCCATTCCATTTATAGCTGAGATTATGGAGGACGACGATGAACAGGTCGAGGCTGCAACAACAGAACTGGTCCGTGTCGTTGATGATTGTCTCGGTGAAAATGAATCCCTTCAAGATTATTTAACTTAAAATTGgtttcaatttttggacTTTAGAAAAGTGTCTAATTAATATTTTCTCACACGAGTTTTTACCaaatatttggaaatgGGTTCTCGAGGTATACGATTTCTTATCGAGTTTATTAACCTGTTATTGCAAAATGCATAAACGAACTCTTTGtataatttttatattttgttttgggtAAAAAAATTGGGTACTTGGTTTCATAATACGCCTGataataaaagttttttattaatgtATCATTAATTCTTTCACTGCTGGATTGTAAGCATTGTACTTCAGAAGAATAGAgtaatgaaaataaattcttcgttttcttgATAATACAAACTAGCATTGGTGTTCACGAAGTCATCAACATTACTTAGCAATAAATCTCAAAGTATATTGAATATGCTTAACTAGTACTAAATTTCACTATAAccaaaattttggaaagctCTCCTTACTATTAAAGGCTATTTCAAATTCATATCTCTACTATTACTTGAAAATATAGCATAAACGTAGTCATATAACATCTTTGCAAAATTGCCTTAACCGCGATGAAATATGGCTGTGTGCAATTTAATCCAACAATTGgtaaaatacaaaataaCGTTGAAAAACTGTTTTCgctcttgaaaaaaaacgaagaGCATCTTCGTTCAGTGGATTTGCTAGTTTTTCCAGAATTGGTTTTGTCAGGTATAACAAAACTCAATGATTCAAAAGACTTGCATATATTGACGCTATAGGCtacaatttcaaaaacagcTCTGAGATAGAGCCATTTCTGGAAGATGTCAAAAACGAGAAAAGCCCTAGTTTGTCGTTCGCTAAAAGTGTAGCTGAGCAGTATCGCTGTTATACTATTATTGGGTTTCCAgagattcaaaaatttgatgatCAAACGTCTTATTATAACAGCACAGCTTTGGTTTCCCCCCAGGCGAAACTACTGAGGATATATCAAAAGCATTTCCTCTATGACACCGATAAAACTTGGGCAAcagaaggaaaaggatttaTGTATGATGATTCCCTACCAGAATTGGGTCCTATTTCAATGGCTATCTGCATGGATATTAATCCCAAGGACTTCACTGCACCTTTTGAGAAATTTGAATATGCCAATTTCATTAAGGACCAAATGATGAAAGAGAGCTCAAtattgaattcaaaaaaacaaatgccTCCACTTATTGCTTTAAGTATGGCCTGGTTGCTCTGTGACTCAGATTGCTTAACGGTTCCTCAGCCAGATTTAATGAATGTTAAATATTGGGTGGCCAGACTGTCTCCTTTAGTTGACATGGAAAAGGATTGTACTCTTCTAATTGCTAATCGTTGGGGCCAGGAAAGAGATGTTACATTCGCTGGTTCAAGTTGTATTTTGCGTATTGGGCACGGCAAAGCTGTAGTTCACAGTTTACTAAACGCAACAGAAGATAATATTGCTTTCGCAGAAATTAATGATTAAAAGGTTTACTAACATACCGTACTCATTGCTATCTTTCTACTGAACTTTTAATGAAGGAAAATTATTAAAGTCATATATTCGATCTATACTGTACAAATCCATAATtcacaaggaaaaaaatattacaTACCAAACAAGAAGGCCAGCTCCTTTGTGTTTAAGCGTGAAATTTCCCGTAAGCCCTTCTCGCCTAACGCGCTATCAAttaattctctttttttctcctgCAAAGCAAGTACTCGCTCTTCCACTGTATTATTCACTGTAATCTTTAAAACATTAACGGGCTTACTCTGACCGATTCGATGTGCGCGATCAATAGCTTGCTCTTCAATATAAGGATTCCAGAATGGGTCCAAAACAAGTACGTGATTAGCACACGTTAAATTTAGTCCAACATTTCCTGCCTTCAATGAAATCAATAGCACGCTGCTGTTTGTATCGGTTTCGAATTGCAAGATAGCTTCATTTCGAGCGGTAGGACTTAGTCCACCATGATAGTGTATGAACTGAACGTTATTCTGCTGAAGTGGAACAGTGAACAATTCTAAGAATGAGACAAATTGAGAGAACACTAAAATTTTGTCTTGCGGATGTTCTTTTAAGATAGAAGTTATTTCGCCCACGGCTTTGTCAATTTTGGTAGACGTAATCCAGTTGTAGGGGTTCgtaaaaatattcattcCTAGTTCGCGATTCTCCAAAATATTATTATATCCCTGCGGCAATAATTCAGCAAGTCGATCagttttcaatttattaTCCGAGCCTATGATGGGTGTCATTCCAGCAAAACGCCGAAAAAGATTGTAGCTTATAAAGTTATCTGGGACTATGTACTCAAAGCAAATAGTACATTTTGGGTTTGCTTCTTCCGTAGCATCTCTCTGAGCCGCAACTTCACTAGACGTGATGAGATGACTCAAACACTCACGGCAAACGAAATGGCCACATGGAATAATAATTTGAAGATCCAAAACATAGTCTTGGCATACAGAGCATCGCAACATTTCGGTAGTCTTCAAACGATTTAGAGCTTCACCCGAAAGCTTATTATATAAACTTCTGGcctctttttgaaaactatCATTATCATCATCGGTCGTTTGTCTTGCTACCAGTAACCAAGGATGACAACAAGCTTGTCGAAGTCGAAGTAGCAAGACTAAAATGCTTCCGTAATGAGTTGTGACGGTACCCTCTTGCATATACTTTCTCATTTGAATTTGAGCACCTGCTTGTAAAGCATTATAAAACTCCATCTCAGGCTTTGATAAAGCAGATTCTTCCTTTCGCACGGTTTTCGGAGGAAGTGTAAGAATAGGCTTCCCGTCAATTTTCGTAGTCTTTGTTCGGCGAAGTAAAACAGCCTTGATTAGCCCACGAAAGCGCTTCATAGCTCTGGATGAATCAGATTCTTGGTTTAGTCGACCAGCAAAGTCTCTTGAAAAATGGGACCAATCGCAATAAGGTTGGATCCTTAAAAACTTGACCAAACTATAAAATTCTTCTATACCATTTTGCATAGGCGTACCACTGAGACACCATCGAAGGGTAGATTGCAGTAAGCAACAACCTCTGGCAGAAAGGGtatttctgttttttattgtctGAGCTTCATCCAAAACAACGCGATACCAATTGGCTTCGAAAAAAGGTAGatgttcaaatttttcaatagGTGCACCTTCCGCTAAACTCTGTTCGTAAGCCATTCGGTGTCGATACTCATAAGCGATCACATTATAAGTAGTTAGGACGACGTCGTAATTCGTAAGTTCTTCAGCTGATCTGTGTTTCTTTAATTGACCATGGTGTACGTATATGCTTGGACGCATAGAaggttttatttttgcaaTGATTTCTCTGCGCCATTGTTGGATCAAGGCCACGGGAGCGACAATCAAAGTTGTCTTGGTCTTGGGATCGTTGGAAGGCCTGGATACCAGCAATGCCAGTATTTGTACTGTTTTACCCAAACCCATATCGTCAGCAAGGACGCCACCCCTTTTAGTactttcttccattttcttaAGCCAGGCCAATCCCTCCTTTTGGTGCTCCATAAGCACAGGCACCAAGCCAGCTGGTGTCCCTTCGCGAGCTTGCGGAAAGCTTTCGAGCTGATCGTCTAAGTCTTTGAAAAGCTCTTTTAGCTGTTCTTTCTGGGTCAAAGACGTGTGGTCTTGGAAAAGATGGGGTTGATGCAGAACCaaaggaggaggaggaacACCCCATGGATGCTGGGGCGGAAAAGCTTGAAACGAAGAAGGATTGGGAAGATCGGGAAAGGAAGTGGAAGAGTCAGAATAGAAGGGTAGCTGATGATGAGGAGCATCCATGCTTACAGAAGCATCGGCGAGGAGTTGATTAAAGTGAGCTTCGTCTTCATCGTCGGTGAGGGAAATGGGATTTTCATTGGTTCCCCCATCCCACAAGATGGACTGGGGAGCGCTTCCAGAGGTTCCAGTCCAAGAAGGCTTGACATCAAGCATATGGTCTTTGTTGTCGTTGGAATGCAGCCGTGGGCGTTTGTAGCCGGTTTCAATTACCTCGTTGGGAATATCGTATGGGGAGGTGGGAACGGCTTGCTTTTCATCCTTCACGACAGGCGTAGATTCAACAATAGATGGTTTCtcgtcttcttcagagTCACTGATGACGATAATTGGATCATCCTTCTCACGTTGCGGTTGTTTTTGCTCATGGGAAGCAGCTGAAGCGTAGGAAGGAAGGGGAGTAGTgccttctttcttgatgTCTTCTCGTTCGCCAAAGGGAAGAGGGTCTACGGGAGGCAAACGCGGAGAAAATGCTGACAATTTTGAATTGGCATCCTTGTCGTCGTGGGAAGGAGAGGCAAACAGAGGACGAGGATCCATGGGAGGTTGCGATGGGACAGCACGGTCGAGTTGGCGTTTTcgattcaaaaaagcaagttttCTCTGGAAATCGAAATCTTGTAAAGCAGGCGCGTTCCCGTTGGagagagaagaaaagggaTTTGGGTTGGATTCTGAATTGGTGGATGAAAAGTGATGTTTGGCATCTTTAAGGCATGGAGGGAAATGATTACATAGATTTGGATCCACACAAGAAAAAGCCTTacttttttccataaaatTCGAACAAgtttcaagaaaacaaaaaaaattcgagGTTTCCGACAATATCCAAGCGCCGGTCTCGTCCTTTGCGGGCTAAGATACGtgaaggaaggaaaaataTCGTTGCTAGAGTAGTGTCATATGCTTGTATTGAGGTTTCCTATAAGGGTAATCGATAGAAGCATATGCTTTTACCGAAAACAAGACATTGAAGCTActctaaaaaaagattaagTACGTTTAAAACACGACGAAACGCAGTAAACCATCATtaacaagaaaagagaaacaatgaattttatgcaacaaaataaagaataaaaaaaagaattgcgCGGCCAGGTTTCGATCCTGGGACCTACGGGTTATGAGCCCGTCGGAGTTCCACTCTCCTACCGCGCACATTTATACCGTCAGCAGCAGGATTTGAACCTGCGCGGGCAGAGCCCATTAGATGCCTCGAATGGTGGAATTCGAGTCTAACTCCTTAACCACTCGGACATACTGACTTTTCATATTAGATGCAATATAAAAGCATATTCATAAGGATAATTATTTTGTACTGTTAAAAGGAATCGGTACTTTGATCGGTGCTTGAAAAGTGCAAGGTGAAGAGCGCAGTCGGATTATTTAAGCAAGTTGACGTGGTACAGATGATTTCcagacaaagaaagaaacaagaaaagattaaaAAAAGGCGCACAAATTCTTGCGATAGTGCGACACTGTCTGTCGCCCAGTGGTTCCTGTTGCGTAAATTTCGCATTTTTCGTCATAGAAAAAATGGAAGGAGAGAAGGGCTGGACAGTCGATTTAGCTTTGCAGTAGACGTCTGGAAGACAAGCAGGGtagtgaaaaagaaggaaggaaaagagATTTTGATTCACGTTTGAAAAATGGTTTTCGTCCAGAgttcttgcttttccttttgcttaacacttgggttacttgtAATCTCTAAACGAACCCAACTTTCAATGGACATGAATAAGCTCATGAAAAAACGAAGCAACCCCACACGGGGAAAAACCAGTATGCGATTTTATGTAGATAAATACAtgcttttggtttttacGAATGTATGAAAAACATATTATGTATTGATTTCCGCAGACAGATCTCCGATCTCTTTCTCACTTTATTCCTTTCTTCCCTTACCCATACATGCAATCTTCCACTTTGCCTTTTGGAGAATCGGCGCTTAATACaaattgcttctttttgggACATTTCAGaggaatttcttttaccaTTAATTGCAAATAATTGGATTTgtaaatcaaaattaattttaaCGGGTTTCCTTTAGCTTTTTTCTAGAACCCATCGATTCACTCATCCATTGTAGTCGTCGTCGTCGTTGTCATCGTCGTCGCattcttcaattctttttcctgGTTTTCGCTGGTGATTTCGAATTGAAACTTCACTCTCCTTTGCTTTCCATTTCGTTTTATTATCAAAGCGATAGTGTCTTTTGATTCTTGATATCATTTATCGAGCCCTTCTTGCCGTGGTACCTTACCGTCCTTGCTTACTGATCCAGGTGAATTCAAATTCGAATTCTTAAAAAgtcttccttttttcctttttcccttcttcttctttgacTTCTTTGACTTCCAAGGGGAGACCTTTgtcgcttttcttttccacttttttccttgttctTGTGAGCACTCGCTCAACGTACCAGCCCATTCCTCTCTCTCCCACTACTTGCAACACTTTGTTGGGCTTCTTGATAGAGATCGCAAGAGGATCATTACGGCCAGTTTCTTGACCTTGAATTTCAACGAAACCCTCTTTCGCTGGTGGAATTGAttgttctcttttctttgttttttatttttatttttattttttatttgtttgttttgaaggTTTTGCAATTGCCGAACGaggattcttttttttttttacgtTGCATTTCCAATTTACCAAGCCACCCAGAAGGAATTAccatttaattttatttttttccttcaagaCTTCTTTATTGACTTACTAGCTTTTCTTGTTGCTTTCCAAGTGACCGATTTTGTTGACTTGTACGTTCCACTTGAAAGACCTCTTGTCGGCTTGTATAATTTTCCGTTTCCTTGGttcaaaacttcttttattgGTTCTACTAGTTCCACGCTTGTTGTATTCTCTATACTTGCTACTGATCCCTCCTTCTATCCCTTTGCTTAGGCCTATTTCTCTTCACTgaattttttcctttctgtgatattttttaatcttAAACTTTCTTCTCTTGTTACTGGTTTCCTGTATTGAATTTCTCTTAGATGACTTCCGTCCAATCTGAACAAGGATCGGTCCCCGAACCCAGCTTTGAGAATCCTTCCACGACTCCTCGCATACAAGACAGTCCAAGTCCTACTATGAAGCGCACTCCACAGGATCTGTCCACTAAGCCCGAAAATGGGTTCTTTGACCGCGAACCCTCGTTCGAGCCCTTCGGCGACAATGatccttcttccttggaTGGTCCCTCCGAAGACAATATTTCCTCCATTCCCGTCATCAGCGAGCCCGCGTCCCATGAAAAAACAACCCTCTGGATGGGCGAATTGGAGCCTTGGCTCAATGAAATGTTTATCCAACAAACTTGGGCCTCTCTTGGACACAACGTCATTATCAAGCTGATTCAGAATAAATTCACCGGCCTAAATTCCGGTTACTGCTTCATTGACTTTAGTACACATGAAGAAGCCAAAGCCGCCATGGAGTATAATGGCAAACCCCTTCCCGGCACCAATCGGTTGTTCAAACTGAACTGGGCTTCTGGAGGAGGCATTGGCGGTcgttcttcttccaaaactcCAGAgtattctctttttgtcgGTGACTTGTCTCCCGTCGTTACAGAACGCATGttgttttccttgtttgCCTCCGAGTATCCTTCCTGTAAATCCGTCAAAATCATGACGGATCCTAGCACCCGCAATTCTCGAGGATACGGCTTTGTCCGGTTCACCGACGAAACCGAGCAAAAGAGCGCGCTCACCGAAATGCAGGGAAAGATTTGTGGAGATCGACCCATTCGAGTCGGAATCGCCACTCCAAAATCCAAGGCCCAAGTCATCAGTCCCGTTGGATTAATGCCCCTTAATCTTCAGCCCATGGGTTTTTACAATCCTTCGCAGTCTATGCCGCACCCCATGCCCCAGCCCGTCCCCCAATACCCTGATGCTACCAACTCTACTGTTTTTGTAGGCAGCCTTTCCAAAAATGTCTCCGAAAATGACCTTCATGCGCTGTTTCAGAACTTTGGTGATATCACGTATGTGAAAATTCCTCCAGGAAAAGGTTGCGGCTTTGTGCAGTTTGTGAGCCATCAGTCAGCAGAGCTGGCCATAGCCCAGTTGCAAGGATATCCCCTAGGTAATTCTCGCATCCGTCTCTCTTGgggaagaaaccaaaattcATCGCTCAATCCTCCTCCCGTGGTAGCTTATCATTCACAGGTTTCACCCGCTTCCGTGCCTGCTGCTCCGCTTTTCCCTACCGTTGGAATGCCTGCCCAGGCTCCGTTCAGTCCTTATGCTGCAATGACCTCTTCCCCATTACCGATGCCAGCTGTCGCTCCTATGAATTTGGAAGTCCCCATGCAATCTTCCAGTTATCTTCCTGAACAGGCATACGCCCCAAGTCCGTCAAATCCCATGTCCCCCGGCGCCGTTACACCTATCGACGACTCTTTTCCAGCTATGAGACAATAATACGAAGGCAAGCGACTCTTTCCAATCATGTTCataatttatattattggttcttttttaattatttgcTTCTTATTCTATTGCTTTAATTCGTCCAACCTGGTGGCatgtttttcaaacttttattGGATTTCGTACTGCACAAAAAGGCAATTCTCCAAATCTACTCACATGCAGTAGTAgcaaatgagaaaaaaaagctaaaTGTTTGAGAAAATGGTGTCGAACATTTCGTTTCCCAAAGGCTAAGAATTGGAATTTTCCCGTGTATTCACTTCCGTAATTGTAGGAAAAGTGAAAAGGACTCACCAATCATCAATGTGCTTCCCGAAGACCTTTTACTGAGAATCTTTTGCCGTGAATCAGGTATGGTTTATATCTACTTCGAATAATATGTTTCTATACTAGCTTGTGTTAGCGTAGAAATATGTACTCATTGTTCTCCCTTCTATTCAACAGGAGTTTCCTCTATTGTATTTAATCGTCACAGACATCGGCATTTGGAAGACGGTAATCAtcatttttggttttaaagaACACAGACTTATTGGCAGTTGATGATTCTATTTTCCAAGTGGTCTGTTACTATGCTTTCCGTAAGTGAACTTTTGCATCTTGCTCAGGAAGGCATGGTTcttggtaaacaaaatcgAAACCTTGTTGAGATCACCCATGcgaatttttttggtcATGAGTTTACGATTCTTAATCCTCAGATATTGCTGCagaattattttttgatagtGATGGTTTCtacaattccttttctcaTAAAGGAAAGCGTAAGCAGCTACCTGTACCTTGTCCGGCTTAAGTTTGATAATATGTGTGATGAACCaacttttatattttttttttttagttcGACAAATTCAAGTATTTCATTCGAACTTGATAACACTTTAGTTGTACgttaaattcatttttggcCTATTTCCTTTATACATGACATTTGTGTTTGTAAATACTATGAAGATATCTAGGTAGCATCATTAGAGTAGTTGTACTGCGTTATTGTTACTTATATATCTTACTCGGGTCTTCCTTTGGAACTAGCACTCAGCTTCAAGGCAGCAGAAATCACCAGTATCTATCATATTCATGCATTATTCTTATAGTAGGAGTCTAATTTGAACTATATCATCTCCTTCTATAAAATCTGAAAGCTACCAACATATATTAATTGTTTCGGTCCTTGAAgacttcaatttcattcCTAGTGATGCGATCCCTAAATTATTTATGCTTGTCTAATTAATTTATGAAAtacttgttgtttttgaggTTTCAAgtctctttttttagtgtttaatttggaaaacttAATGATACAAGTTCGACCGTAATAAATTTGTGCATTAATCGCGATCTCATTTCTGACttcacttttcttttgatttatttttgtaacACTTTCCCGCTTAGAAAGTACTCCGTTTACCCGAATATGCAGAAAACTCATATTGAACCTGTCGTGTTTTATCAGTGGACAGCAAGGGCCATTATTATGCTCTCTGCAGTCCGCAGCAGAAGAAATTCTAAACAACTGGATAGAGAAAGCGGGTTACTAGAGCAGATACGCGACAACTTGTCCCTGGCAATGGCCGATTGCCGCGAAGGAATTCCTCCTATCAAGATTCCTGGGTCTTATTTTCATCAGGCTTATAATAAGTTATCCCAACATCCTTTTGTAAAGCTACCTTCATCTTGTGATTCGTCAAATGACCTTTTTTTCCGAATTGGTATTAGTTCCTTCCTGAATCGACTTTTCCAGTCTGATGATGAAGAGATGGAACTTCTTGCCAGTCATGACAACCTTGATGATCTTGTTTTACATTTATTCAACATTATGTCTTCTCATTACTTTTCAGTTGAATTCACGTCTGTCAAATTCCTCATACAGTCTTCACAATGGCTGTTCTATACTTTGGCAGAGTGTGcagatgaagaattggaagaCCCTGAAAATGCATCTCTT contains:
- the rrp2 gene encoding DNA translocase/ SUMO-targeted ubiquitin ligase E3 yields the protein MEKSKAFSCVDPNLCNHFPPCLKDAKHHFSSTNSESNPNPFSSLSNGNAPALQDFDFQRKLAFLNRKRQLDRAVPSQPPMDPRPLFASPSHDDKDANSKLSAFSPRLPPVDPLPFGEREDIKKEGTTPLPSYASAASHEQKQPQREKDDPIIVISDSEEDEKPSIVESTPVVKDEKQAVPTSPYDIPNEVIETGYKRPRLHSNDNKDHMLDVKPSWTGTSGSAPQSILWDGGTNENPISLTDDEDEAHFNQLLADASVSMDAPHHQLPFYSDSSTSFPDLPNPSSFQAFPPQHPWGVPPPPLVLHQPHLFQDHTSLTQKEQLKELFKDLDDQLESFPQAREGTPAGLVPVLMEHQKEGLAWLKKMEESTKRGGVLADDMGLGKTVQILALLVSRPSNDPKTKTTLIVAPVALIQQWRREIIAKIKPSMRPSIYVHHGQLKKHRSAEELTNYDVVLTTYNVIAYEYRHRMAYEQSLAEGAPIEKFEHLPFFEANWYRVVLDEAQTIKNRNTLSARGCCLLQSTLRWCLSGTPMQNGIEEFYSLVKFLRIQPYCDWSHFSRDFAGRLNQESDSSRAMKRFRGLIKAVLLRRTKTTKIDGKPILTLPPKTVRKEESALSKPEMEFYNALQAGAQIQMRKYMQEGTVTTHYGSILVLLLRLRQACCHPWLLVARQTTDDDNDSFQKEARSLYNKLSGEALNRLKTTEMLRCSVCQDYVLDLQIIIPCGHFVCRECLSHLITSSEVAAQRDATEEANPKCTICFEYIVPDNFISYNLFRRFAGMTPIIGSDNKLKTDRLAELLPQGYNNILENRELGMNIFTNPYNWITSTKIDKAVGEITSILKEHPQDKILVFSQFVSFLELFTVPLQQNNVQFIHYHGGLSPTARNEAILQFETDTNSSVLLISLKAGNVGLNLTCANHVLVLDPFWNPYIEEQAIDRAHRIGQSKPVNVLKITVNNTVEERVLALQEKKRELIDSALGEKGLREISRLNTKELAFLFGM
- the nta1 gene encoding protein N-terminal amidase Nta1; the protein is MKYGCVQFNPTIGKIQNNVEKLFSLLKKNEEHLRSVDLLVFPELVLSGYNFKNSSEIEPFLEDVKNEKSPSLSFAKSVAEQYRCYTIIGFPEIQKFDDQTSYYNSTALVSPQAKLLRIYQKHFLYDTDKTWATEGKGFMYDDSLPELGPISMAICMDINPKDFTAPFEKFEYANFIKDQMMKESSILNSKKQMPPLIALSMAWLLCDSDCLTVPQPDLMNVKYWVARLSPLVDMEKDCTLLIANRWGQERDVTFAGSSCILRIGHGKAVVHSLLNATEDNIAFAEIND
- the cxr1 gene encoding splicing factor Cxr1 is translated as MTSVQSEQGSVPEPSFENPSTTPRIQDSPSPTMKRTPQDLSTKPENGFFDREPSFEPFGDNDPSSLDGPSEDNISSIPVISEPASHEKTTLWMGELEPWLNEMFIQQTWASLGHNVIIKLIQNKFTGLNSGYCFIDFSTHEEAKAAMEYNGKPLPGTNRLFKLNWASGGGIGGRSSSKTPEYSLFVGDLSPVVTERMLFSLFASEYPSCKSVKIMTDPSTRNSRGYGFVRFTDETEQKSALTEMQGKICGDRPIRVGIATPKSKAQVISPVGLMPLNLQPMGFYNPSQSMPHPMPQPVPQYPDATNSTVFVGSLSKNVSENDLHALFQNFGDITYVKIPPGKGCGFVQFVSHQSAELAIAQLQGYPLGNSRIRLSWGRNQNSSLNPPPVVAYHSQVSPASVPAAPLFPTVGMPAQAPFSPYAAMTSSPLPMPAVAPMNLEVPMQSSSYLPEQAYAPSPSNPMSPGAVTPIDDSFPAMRQ